The following coding sequences lie in one Loxodonta africana isolate mLoxAfr1 chromosome X, mLoxAfr1.hap2, whole genome shotgun sequence genomic window:
- the AWAT2 gene encoding LOW QUALITY PROTEIN: acyl-CoA wax alcohol acyltransferase 2 (The sequence of the model RefSeq protein was modified relative to this genomic sequence to represent the inferred CDS: inserted 2 bases in 2 codons; substituted 2 bases at 2 genomic stop codons), with the protein MTHSYFGTIHNSLTLGWASSSNHYVTCGNLHLVVFTSYWPITVFIFTWLAFDWKTLERGGCQLTCVRHWHLWKWYCDYFPLNLWMTHDISPNHNYILVCHPHGIVSLSYFGHFVTEITGFSKIFSGLTFYMLTLGAFFWLPFPRDYTISAGELAPRRXRGKFAHRGVSGLAECRYNQPGSTTLVLKNQSAFVYMPLWHGVALISSYFFGETDFYDQPIFNPXGFVHCLQKWFQSMAHIYLCAFCGRXFIRNSRGPLPYAQPVTTIVGEPLPLPKIENPSQKTITKYHALYIDALHKLFDQHKITFGMSETQXLVMV; encoded by the exons ATGACccattcctactttg GGACTATTCACAATTCATTGACTCTAGGCTGGGCTTCCTCCAGCAATCACTATGTGACCTGTGGCAACCTCCACCTGGTGGTGTTCACATCATACTGGCCAATCACTGTGTTCATTTTCACCTGGCTGGCTTTTGACTGGAAGACCCTTGAGCGAG GTGGCTGCCAGCTTACCTGTGTGAGGCATTGGCACCTGTGGAAATGGTACTGTGATTACTTCCCTCTCAAT CTTTGGATGACTCATGATATCTCTCCCAACCACAACTACATCCTTGTCTGCCACCCTCATGGCATCGTGTCCCTTTCCTACTTTGGCCACTTTGTCACAGAGATCACAGGCTTCTCCAAGATCTTTTCTGGCCTCACCTTCTATATGCTCACACTGGGAGCCTTTTTCTGGTTGCCTTTCCCCAGAGACTATACAATATCTGCAGGTGAATTGGCTCCTAGGAGGTaaa GAGGAAAGTTTGCTCATCGTGGTGTCAGTGGCCTGGCAGAGTGCAGATACAACCAGCCAGGCTCTACCACCCTGGTCTTAAAGAATCAGAGTGCCTTTGTGTACATGCCCCTTTGGCATGG GGTGGCTCTAATCTCCAGTTATTTCTTTGGGGAGACAGACTTCTATGATCAGCCTATTTTCAATC GAGGCTTTGTCCACTGCTTGCAGAAGTGGTTCCAGAGCATGGCACATATCTACCTTTGTGCTTTCTGTGGAC GCTTCATCAGGAACTCCAGAGGCCCTCTGCCCTACGCTCAGCCTGTAACCACCATTG TGGGGGAGCCTCTACCACTGCCCAAGATTGAGAACCCAAGCCAGAAGACTATCACTAAATACCACGCACTCTATATTGATGCCCTACACAAACTGTTTGACCAGCATAAGATCACTTTTGGCATGTCAGAGACCCAGTAGCTGGTGATGGTTTGA